In Pygocentrus nattereri isolate fPygNat1 chromosome 30, fPygNat1.pri, whole genome shotgun sequence, the following proteins share a genomic window:
- the sec16b gene encoding protein transport protein Sec16B isoform X1 gives MESRGHGWYGPGPQYHPSAQPPRHRDRDDYYRPQHPGQGHYPSPDPRERERERQWYSPDPRYRQYLTSPPPRPEFMPGYSSASQSNQSYGPNRARPLSRQAYDYPPQSYWDYRDHYGYYDHGYYRGQYGYPVTSEAGGWPAQDGWRSEVYQGRGAEQEWTGATYPDQQGYGHRRHSVPYDGGVSGMERRKSMENGNGAGETCEPGALASSKTSGLSSSSYELSQYMNGVEQSDAAPPPLSEPEVETKAFAPLKFCVPHVAVSFGPAGQLVRVSPALPSHGEPAQVELHSLEVILSDTREQHDMRDFPGPLAREDLHKVDVINFALQMADACLKDSALSDASTAALLWHLLVLLCRQNGRIVGSDIAELLVRGSQSSRGVCEGDSERSDIGSLIDLSETPSPEMANLNNSDLLTGNPLTEEQTSEQNLQNYTKLLLAGRKKEALESAMRSGLWGHALFLASKMDGRAYTTVLSRFTGSLASSDPLQTLFHLLSGRIPTVATCYSTEKWGDWRPHLAVMLSNETEDSDMHCKSIVCMGDLLASRGLLHAAHICYLTAHSPFGWYTNKAQRLVLLGSSHGVSFPKFCQNSVIRCTEVFEYCQRLGEPSFTIPSFQVYKFLYACRLLDCGLASQAFHYCEVVAKSLLRIQEPHIILLGEVIKLVDRLKHSEAQFSETGADLTWLDLLRRRLQDIQMGSSGHSGAYVSAAEDSAWTHEESREHADFNPDDLSNSEEMIQCFHPDTSHSGAVQEHCEHHESAAQQPHSFVPSEEQSYPSYTSEECSYPPEAQPYAPEEQLPQTYAPVPMYSWQNTLAAPPSQPLGMPGLPPVPAGQDGANQSSYHHTAAGLIPRSHSNTGVEFSTDTNMTPENGTRFGGEDLETEANTKETTSQKSEKSSKSGWFSGWFRSKPRESPQEEITQDKPAHMEPAPAPASPPLMPPIPMASPILASQPQAAGINPFSRRAGQKPGLTSGSMTQGP, from the exons ATGGAGTCCAGAGGGCATGGTTGGTATGGACCTGGCCCTCAGTACCACCCCTCAGCCCAGCCGCCACgccacagagacagagacgaCTATTATAGACCACAGCACCCTGGACAAGGGCACTACCCTTCCCCAGAccccagagaaagagagagagagagacagtggtaCTCTCCAGACCCTCGATACAGGCAGTATTTGACCAGTCCTCCCCCAAGACCAGAGTTTATGCCTGGCTACAGCAGTGCCTCGCAGTCAAACCAGAGCTATGGACCAAACCGTGCTCGTCCACTCTCTAG ACAGGCATATGACTATCCTCCCCAGAGCTATTGGGACTACAGGGACCACTATGGCTATTATGATCATGGCTATTACAGAGGACAATATGGATATCCAg TCACCTCAGAGGCTGGTGGATGGCCAGCGCAGGATGGCTGGCGGTCAGAGGTGTATCAAGGCAGGGGGGCAGAGCAGGAATGGACAGGAGCCACATATCCAGACCAGCAAGG GTACGGCCACAGAAGACACAGTGTCCCGTATGACGGTGGTGTTTCTGGGATGGAGCGCAGGAAAAGCATGGAGAATGGAAATGGAGCTGGAGAG ACGTGTGAACCTGGAGCTCTGGCCAGTTCCAAAACCTCCGGCCTTTCGTCCAGCAGCTACGAACTCAGTCAGTACATGAATGGAGTGGAGCAGTCAGACGCTGCACCTCCACCTCTCTCAG AACCTGAGGTCGAGACTAAAGCTTTTGCCCCGCTGAAGTTTTGTGTTCCTCACGTGGCTGTGAGTTTCGGGCCTGCGGGGCAGCTGGTCAGGGTCAGTCCAGCCCTGCCCTCTCATGGTGAACCTGCTCAGGTGGAGCTTCACAGTCTGGAG GTTATTCTGAGTGACACACGTGAACAGCATGATATGAGAGACTTTCCTGGGCCGCTGGCGAG GGAGGATTTGCATAAGGTAGATGTCATTAACTTCGCCCTGCAGATGGCTGATGCTTGTCTGAAGGACAGCGCGCTGTCTGATGCTTCCACTGCTGCCCTCCTGTGGCATCTGCTGGTATTACTGTGCAGACAGAATGGG AGAATCGTGGGTTCGGACATTGCTGAGCTGCTGGTGCGGGGCAGCCAGTCTTCACGTGGAGTGTGTGAAGGGGACAGTGAGCGGTCAGACATTGGGAGCCTGATTGATCTGAGCGAAACTCCGAGTCCAGAAATGGCAAACCTGAACAATTCAGACCTGCTGACGGGAAACCCCCTCACTGAGGAGCAGACCtctgaacaaaaccttcagAACTACACCAAACTCCTGCTGGCTGGCAGGAAAAAG GAAGCCTTGGAGTCGGCCATGCGGAGCGGCCTGTGGGGTCATGCTCTCTTTCTGGCCAGCAAGATGGACGGCAGGGCCTATACCACAGTTCTGAGCAG GTTTACAGGCAGTCTGGCGTCCAGTGATCCGCTACAGACACTCTTCCACTTGCTCTCCGGCAGGATCCCAACTGTTGCCACG TGTTATAGTACAGAGAAGTGGGGAGACTGGAGGCCTCATCTTGCTGTCATGCTGTCCAATGAGACTGAAGACTCTGATATGCACTGCAAGTCCATCGTTTGTATGGGTGATTTGTTAG CCTCCAGAGGCCTGCTGCATGCTGCTCATATCTGCTACCTCACAGCTCACTCCCCTTTTGGCTGGTACACAAACAAAGCCCAACGTCTGGTGCTTCTGGGCAGCAGTCATGG CGTTTCCTTTCCGAAGTTCTGCCAGAATTCGGTGATCCGCTGCACTGAAGTGTTTGAATACTGCCAGAGGCTTGGAGAACCGTCTTTCACGATCCCCTCTTTTCAG GTGTATAAGTTCCTGTATGCCTGCCGGCTGCTGGACTGTGGTTTAGCCTCACAGGCCTTTCATTACTGTGAGGTCGTAGCAAAATCTCTGCTCAGGATACAGGAGCCACATATAATACTGCTAGGGGAAGTTATaaag TTAGTAGACAGGCTTAAACACTCAGAAGCTCAGTTCAGTGAGACAGGAGCTGATCTGACCTGGCTAGACCTGCTGCGACGGCGGCTACAGGACATACAG ATGGGGAGCTCTGGCCATAGTGGTGCGTATGTGTCAGCAGCAGAAGACAGTGCATGGACTCATGAGGAGAGCAGAGAGCATGCAG ATTTTAACCCAGACGACTTGAGCAACAGTGAGGAGATGATCCAGTGTTTCCATCCAGACACCAGTCACAGTGGTGCAGTACAGGAGCACTGTGAGCACCATGAGTCTGCAGCTCAACAACCTCATTCCTTCGTCCCTTCAGAAGAGCAGTCTTACCCCTCTTACACTTCAGAAGAATGCTCTTACCCACCAGAAGCCCAACCATATGCTCCTGAAGAGCAGCTTCCCCAGACCTATGCTCCAGTTCCCATGTACTCCTGGCAGAATACTTTGGCAGCACCTCCAAGTCAGCCTTTGGGCATGCCTGGGCTTCCTCCAGTGCCTGCTGGCCAGGATGGTGCTAATCAGTCTTCATACCATCACACTGCTGCTGGTCTGATTCCAAGGAGCCACAGTAATACAG GTGTTGAATTCTCCACTGATACAAACATG ACCCCTGAAAATGGAACCAGATTTGGTGGTGAGGATCTGGAAACAGAGGCTAATACAAAAGAAACAACCAGCCAGAAATCAGAAAAG agcTCCAAGTCAGGATGGTTTAGTGGATGGTTCAGGTCTAAGCCCAGAGAATCACCTCAAGAGGAAATCACGCAAGACAAACCTGCTCACATG GAGCCAGCACCTGCTCCTGCTTCCCCACCCTTAATGCCGCCTATACCAATGGCATCACCCATTCTAGCATCGCAGCCTCAAGCAGCTGGCATCAACCCTTTCTCTAGGAGAGCTG GACAAAAGCCAGGTCTTACTTCTGGGTCCATGACACAG GGTCCTTAG
- the sec16b gene encoding protein transport protein Sec16B isoform X2: protein MESRGHGWYGPGPQYHPSAQPPRHRDRDDYYRPQHPGQGHYPSPDPRERERERQWYSPDPRYRQYLTSPPPRPEFMPGYSSASQSNQSYGPNRARPLSRQAYDYPPQSYWDYRDHYGYYDHGYYRGQYGYPEAGGWPAQDGWRSEVYQGRGAEQEWTGATYPDQQGYGHRRHSVPYDGGVSGMERRKSMENGNGAGETCEPGALASSKTSGLSSSSYELSQYMNGVEQSDAAPPPLSEPEVETKAFAPLKFCVPHVAVSFGPAGQLVRVSPALPSHGEPAQVELHSLEVILSDTREQHDMRDFPGPLAREDLHKVDVINFALQMADACLKDSALSDASTAALLWHLLVLLCRQNGRIVGSDIAELLVRGSQSSRGVCEGDSERSDIGSLIDLSETPSPEMANLNNSDLLTGNPLTEEQTSEQNLQNYTKLLLAGRKKEALESAMRSGLWGHALFLASKMDGRAYTTVLSRFTGSLASSDPLQTLFHLLSGRIPTVATCYSTEKWGDWRPHLAVMLSNETEDSDMHCKSIVCMGDLLASRGLLHAAHICYLTAHSPFGWYTNKAQRLVLLGSSHGVSFPKFCQNSVIRCTEVFEYCQRLGEPSFTIPSFQVYKFLYACRLLDCGLASQAFHYCEVVAKSLLRIQEPHIILLGEVIKLVDRLKHSEAQFSETGADLTWLDLLRRRLQDIQMGSSGHSGAYVSAAEDSAWTHEESREHADFNPDDLSNSEEMIQCFHPDTSHSGAVQEHCEHHESAAQQPHSFVPSEEQSYPSYTSEECSYPPEAQPYAPEEQLPQTYAPVPMYSWQNTLAAPPSQPLGMPGLPPVPAGQDGANQSSYHHTAAGLIPRSHSNTGVEFSTDTNMTPENGTRFGGEDLETEANTKETTSQKSEKSSKSGWFSGWFRSKPRESPQEEITQDKPAHMEPAPAPASPPLMPPIPMASPILASQPQAAGINPFSRRAGQKPGLTSGSMTQGP, encoded by the exons ATGGAGTCCAGAGGGCATGGTTGGTATGGACCTGGCCCTCAGTACCACCCCTCAGCCCAGCCGCCACgccacagagacagagacgaCTATTATAGACCACAGCACCCTGGACAAGGGCACTACCCTTCCCCAGAccccagagaaagagagagagagagacagtggtaCTCTCCAGACCCTCGATACAGGCAGTATTTGACCAGTCCTCCCCCAAGACCAGAGTTTATGCCTGGCTACAGCAGTGCCTCGCAGTCAAACCAGAGCTATGGACCAAACCGTGCTCGTCCACTCTCTAG ACAGGCATATGACTATCCTCCCCAGAGCTATTGGGACTACAGGGACCACTATGGCTATTATGATCATGGCTATTACAGAGGACAATATGGATATCCAg AGGCTGGTGGATGGCCAGCGCAGGATGGCTGGCGGTCAGAGGTGTATCAAGGCAGGGGGGCAGAGCAGGAATGGACAGGAGCCACATATCCAGACCAGCAAGG GTACGGCCACAGAAGACACAGTGTCCCGTATGACGGTGGTGTTTCTGGGATGGAGCGCAGGAAAAGCATGGAGAATGGAAATGGAGCTGGAGAG ACGTGTGAACCTGGAGCTCTGGCCAGTTCCAAAACCTCCGGCCTTTCGTCCAGCAGCTACGAACTCAGTCAGTACATGAATGGAGTGGAGCAGTCAGACGCTGCACCTCCACCTCTCTCAG AACCTGAGGTCGAGACTAAAGCTTTTGCCCCGCTGAAGTTTTGTGTTCCTCACGTGGCTGTGAGTTTCGGGCCTGCGGGGCAGCTGGTCAGGGTCAGTCCAGCCCTGCCCTCTCATGGTGAACCTGCTCAGGTGGAGCTTCACAGTCTGGAG GTTATTCTGAGTGACACACGTGAACAGCATGATATGAGAGACTTTCCTGGGCCGCTGGCGAG GGAGGATTTGCATAAGGTAGATGTCATTAACTTCGCCCTGCAGATGGCTGATGCTTGTCTGAAGGACAGCGCGCTGTCTGATGCTTCCACTGCTGCCCTCCTGTGGCATCTGCTGGTATTACTGTGCAGACAGAATGGG AGAATCGTGGGTTCGGACATTGCTGAGCTGCTGGTGCGGGGCAGCCAGTCTTCACGTGGAGTGTGTGAAGGGGACAGTGAGCGGTCAGACATTGGGAGCCTGATTGATCTGAGCGAAACTCCGAGTCCAGAAATGGCAAACCTGAACAATTCAGACCTGCTGACGGGAAACCCCCTCACTGAGGAGCAGACCtctgaacaaaaccttcagAACTACACCAAACTCCTGCTGGCTGGCAGGAAAAAG GAAGCCTTGGAGTCGGCCATGCGGAGCGGCCTGTGGGGTCATGCTCTCTTTCTGGCCAGCAAGATGGACGGCAGGGCCTATACCACAGTTCTGAGCAG GTTTACAGGCAGTCTGGCGTCCAGTGATCCGCTACAGACACTCTTCCACTTGCTCTCCGGCAGGATCCCAACTGTTGCCACG TGTTATAGTACAGAGAAGTGGGGAGACTGGAGGCCTCATCTTGCTGTCATGCTGTCCAATGAGACTGAAGACTCTGATATGCACTGCAAGTCCATCGTTTGTATGGGTGATTTGTTAG CCTCCAGAGGCCTGCTGCATGCTGCTCATATCTGCTACCTCACAGCTCACTCCCCTTTTGGCTGGTACACAAACAAAGCCCAACGTCTGGTGCTTCTGGGCAGCAGTCATGG CGTTTCCTTTCCGAAGTTCTGCCAGAATTCGGTGATCCGCTGCACTGAAGTGTTTGAATACTGCCAGAGGCTTGGAGAACCGTCTTTCACGATCCCCTCTTTTCAG GTGTATAAGTTCCTGTATGCCTGCCGGCTGCTGGACTGTGGTTTAGCCTCACAGGCCTTTCATTACTGTGAGGTCGTAGCAAAATCTCTGCTCAGGATACAGGAGCCACATATAATACTGCTAGGGGAAGTTATaaag TTAGTAGACAGGCTTAAACACTCAGAAGCTCAGTTCAGTGAGACAGGAGCTGATCTGACCTGGCTAGACCTGCTGCGACGGCGGCTACAGGACATACAG ATGGGGAGCTCTGGCCATAGTGGTGCGTATGTGTCAGCAGCAGAAGACAGTGCATGGACTCATGAGGAGAGCAGAGAGCATGCAG ATTTTAACCCAGACGACTTGAGCAACAGTGAGGAGATGATCCAGTGTTTCCATCCAGACACCAGTCACAGTGGTGCAGTACAGGAGCACTGTGAGCACCATGAGTCTGCAGCTCAACAACCTCATTCCTTCGTCCCTTCAGAAGAGCAGTCTTACCCCTCTTACACTTCAGAAGAATGCTCTTACCCACCAGAAGCCCAACCATATGCTCCTGAAGAGCAGCTTCCCCAGACCTATGCTCCAGTTCCCATGTACTCCTGGCAGAATACTTTGGCAGCACCTCCAAGTCAGCCTTTGGGCATGCCTGGGCTTCCTCCAGTGCCTGCTGGCCAGGATGGTGCTAATCAGTCTTCATACCATCACACTGCTGCTGGTCTGATTCCAAGGAGCCACAGTAATACAG GTGTTGAATTCTCCACTGATACAAACATG ACCCCTGAAAATGGAACCAGATTTGGTGGTGAGGATCTGGAAACAGAGGCTAATACAAAAGAAACAACCAGCCAGAAATCAGAAAAG agcTCCAAGTCAGGATGGTTTAGTGGATGGTTCAGGTCTAAGCCCAGAGAATCACCTCAAGAGGAAATCACGCAAGACAAACCTGCTCACATG GAGCCAGCACCTGCTCCTGCTTCCCCACCCTTAATGCCGCCTATACCAATGGCATCACCCATTCTAGCATCGCAGCCTCAAGCAGCTGGCATCAACCCTTTCTCTAGGAGAGCTG GACAAAAGCCAGGTCTTACTTCTGGGTCCATGACACAG GGTCCTTAG